Proteins encoded by one window of Blautia faecicola:
- a CDS encoding spore maturation protein yields the protein MRILLFLSDLMIPLLFFYIIGFGLLMKKDIYNDFVTGAFDGLKTVIKIMPTLIGLMTSAGILRASGFLDALASLLENLLKPTGFPSALVPLSIVKMFSSSAATSLLLDLYKQYGPDSTTGLTASLILSSTETIFYTLSVYYIAAKVQKTRYTLPGALLATLSGIIASTVIANLM from the coding sequence ATGCGTATCCTGCTTTTTCTTTCTGATCTGATGATCCCACTCCTCTTTTTCTACATCATCGGCTTCGGTCTTCTGATGAAAAAGGACATCTACAACGACTTCGTCACTGGTGCTTTCGATGGTTTGAAAACAGTGATAAAAATCATGCCAACGCTAATCGGTCTGATGACCAGTGCAGGGATCCTGCGTGCCTCCGGCTTCCTGGATGCCCTCGCATCCCTCCTCGAAAACCTCCTGAAACCCACCGGCTTCCCCTCTGCCCTGGTTCCCCTCTCCATCGTAAAAATGTTCTCCTCCAGCGCCGCCACCAGTCTCCTCCTCGACCTCTACAAACAATACGGCCCCGACTCCACCACCGGCCTGACCGCTTCCCTCATCCTCAGCAGCACCGAAACCATCTTCTACACACTCAGCGTCTACTACATAGCCGCCAAAGTCCAAAAAACCAGATACACCCTCCCCGGCGCCCTTCTCGCCACCCTGTCCGGAATCATCGCCAGCACCGTCATAGCAAACCTTATGTAA
- the holB gene encoding DNA polymerase III subunit delta' — translation MAGFHEIIGHDDVVNHLQNAIQMGKVSHAYIFNGEVGAGKKMLASAFAMALQCEKHGTDPCMECDSCKRALSKNHPDIITITHEKPNSIGIEDIRIQLIDDVSIKPYTGPYKIYILNEAEKLTLQAQNALLKTIEEPPAYAVILLLTSNADALLPTISSRCVTLNLRPVKENEVKEYLMEHMHLPDYQAQIDAAFAQGNIGKAKQIAESTEFAEMAERAFRILRKSNELELYELVEMIKELTAEKQNIYDYLDLFTMWFRDVLLFKATKEVDGLIFKDQYNYIKERAKKSSYEGIENIIDAIGKARERLHSNVNFDLVMELLFMTIREN, via the coding sequence ATGGCAGGATTTCATGAGATTATCGGACATGATGATGTTGTAAATCATTTACAGAATGCCATTCAGATGGGGAAAGTTTCACATGCGTATATTTTTAACGGTGAGGTAGGAGCAGGAAAGAAGATGCTGGCTTCTGCATTTGCCATGGCACTGCAGTGTGAAAAGCATGGAACGGATCCATGTATGGAATGTGACTCCTGTAAGAGAGCATTAAGCAAAAATCACCCGGATATTATTACGATCACACATGAGAAACCGAACTCTATCGGTATCGAGGATATTCGTATCCAACTGATCGATGATGTATCCATCAAACCTTATACAGGTCCTTATAAAATTTATATTCTGAACGAAGCGGAAAAACTGACGCTGCAGGCGCAGAATGCGCTGTTAAAGACGATCGAGGAGCCGCCGGCTTATGCGGTGATCCTGCTTTTGACCAGCAATGCGGATGCCCTGCTTCCTACGATTTCTTCCCGGTGCGTGACTTTGAACCTGCGTCCGGTGAAAGAGAACGAAGTGAAAGAATATCTGATGGAGCATATGCATCTGCCGGATTATCAGGCACAGATCGACGCGGCATTTGCGCAGGGAAATATCGGAAAGGCGAAACAAATCGCAGAGTCCACGGAATTTGCGGAGATGGCAGAGCGGGCTTTCCGGATCCTGAGAAAGAGCAATGAGCTGGAGCTGTATGAACTGGTGGAGATGATCAAAGAGCTGACAGCAGAGAAACAGAATATTTACGATTATCTGGATCTGTTTACCATGTGGTTTCGGGATGTACTGTTGTTTAAGGCGACAAAAGAAGTAGATGGTCTGATATTTAAAGACCAGTATAATTATATTAAAGAAAGAGCAAAGAAAAGTTCCTATGAGGGTATAGAAAATATTATTGATGCCATAGGAAAGGCCAGAGAGCGTTTACATTCCAATGTAAACTTTGACCTGGTGATGGAACTGCTCTTCATGACAATCAGGGAGAACTAG
- a CDS encoding nucleoside/nucleotide kinase family protein, with amino-acid sequence MGRLFYIMGKSASGKDTIYQRLLRNSEFSLERLVIYTTRPIRDGELDGREYHFVTEEDFQKLKAAGKIIEDRGYETVYGLWRYFTADNMDLEEKNYLGIGTLESYEKLKAYYGEEKIRPIYIEVEDGERLKRAIAREETQEVPKYEEMCRRFLADAQDFSEEKIRQAGIDCRFSNMDGAGGYSEIEKYLRSVL; translated from the coding sequence ATGGGCAGATTATTTTATATTATGGGAAAGAGCGCATCGGGAAAAGATACGATTTATCAGCGCCTTTTAAGAAATTCGGAGTTTTCTCTGGAACGTCTGGTGATCTACACCACGCGTCCGATCCGGGACGGGGAACTGGATGGCAGAGAGTACCATTTTGTGACGGAAGAGGATTTTCAGAAGCTGAAAGCAGCAGGGAAGATTATCGAGGACCGGGGATATGAGACGGTTTACGGGCTGTGGAGGTATTTTACGGCGGATAATATGGATCTGGAAGAGAAAAACTATCTGGGAATCGGCACGCTGGAGTCTTATGAAAAATTAAAGGCATATTATGGAGAGGAAAAGATCCGTCCTATTTATATAGAAGTGGAAGACGGCGAACGGCTGAAGAGAGCAATCGCCAGGGAAGAGACGCAGGAAGTGCCGAAATACGAAGAAATGTGTCGGAGATTCCTGGCGGATGCGCAGGATTTCAGCGAGGAAAAGATCCGGCAGGCAGGAATTGACTGTCGTTTTTCTAATATGGACGGGGCGGGAGGATACTCTGAGATTGAAAAGTATTTAAGGAGTGTGCTATAA
- a CDS encoding nucleoside recognition protein produces the protein MNYLWGGMILIGIIYGTVTGHLEEVSEAAIQSSKEAVSLCVVMAGVTALWVGMMRIAEKSGLLEAMEQRMQPVLNFLFPEIPGNHPSRKSIATNLLANILGLGWAATPAGLKAMEELADLEEERRRKKQRAVAVGAASNEMCDFLILNISSLQLIPVNIIAFRTEYGSVTPTAIVGPAILATAISTGAAVLYIKTKNWMARSEKANNIFTKMVLKNEKASHIMGESK, from the coding sequence ATGAATTATCTCTGGGGCGGTATGATTCTGATCGGGATTATCTACGGGACAGTGACCGGGCATCTGGAGGAAGTATCAGAGGCGGCGATTCAGTCTTCAAAGGAGGCAGTGAGTCTGTGCGTGGTGATGGCTGGGGTTACGGCACTCTGGGTGGGGATGATGCGGATTGCAGAGAAGTCCGGACTTCTGGAGGCGATGGAGCAGAGAATGCAGCCGGTGCTGAACTTTTTGTTTCCGGAAATCCCCGGGAATCACCCGTCGAGGAAATCGATTGCAACGAATCTGCTGGCGAATATCCTGGGACTCGGCTGGGCGGCGACACCGGCAGGACTGAAGGCCATGGAAGAACTGGCAGATCTGGAGGAAGAGCGGCGGAGAAAAAAGCAGCGGGCGGTAGCTGTGGGTGCAGCAAGTAATGAAATGTGTGATTTTCTGATCCTGAATATATCTTCCCTGCAATTGATCCCGGTCAATATCATTGCTTTTCGGACAGAATATGGCAGTGTGACGCCAACGGCGATCGTTGGTCCGGCAATCCTTGCGACGGCGATCAGTACGGGTGCTGCCGTTTTGTATATCAAAACAAAAAACTGGATGGCCAGATCGGAAAAAGCTAACAATATTTTTACGAAAATGGTATTGAAAAATGAAAAAGCATCGCATATAATGGGTGAAAGTAAATAA
- the rsmI gene encoding 16S rRNA (cytidine(1402)-2'-O)-methyltransferase: protein MAGKLYLCATPIGNLEDITFRVIRTLKEVDLIAAEDTRNSIKLLNHFEISTPMTSYHEYNKIDKGHYLVGLMQQGQQIALITDAGTPGISDPGEELVAMCHEAGIPVTSLPGPAACITALTISGLSTRRFAFEAFLPTDKKEKQAILEELKEETRTTILYEAPHRLVRTLEELAAALGNRRVTICRELTKKHETAFLTTLEDALEYYRQEDPRGECVIVMEGRSRREMIEEKQRAWEEMSLEEHMKIYEDQGIGRKDAMKMVAKDRGISKREVYQGLLENS from the coding sequence ATGGCAGGAAAATTGTATTTGTGTGCGACACCGATCGGGAATCTGGAGGATATCACCTTTCGTGTGATCCGGACATTAAAAGAAGTGGATCTGATCGCGGCGGAGGACACGAGAAATAGTATCAAGTTATTGAATCATTTTGAGATTTCGACGCCGATGACCAGTTATCATGAATATAACAAGATCGATAAAGGGCATTATCTGGTTGGTCTGATGCAGCAGGGACAGCAGATCGCGCTGATCACGGATGCAGGAACACCGGGTATTTCGGATCCGGGTGAAGAACTGGTAGCGATGTGTCATGAGGCAGGGATTCCTGTGACTTCTCTTCCGGGACCGGCGGCGTGTATCACGGCGCTTACGATCTCGGGACTGTCGACGAGAAGGTTTGCGTTCGAGGCATTTTTGCCGACGGATAAGAAAGAGAAACAGGCGATTCTGGAGGAACTGAAGGAAGAGACGAGAACGACGATCCTCTATGAGGCACCGCACCGGCTGGTACGGACGCTGGAAGAGCTGGCAGCTGCCCTCGGAAACCGGAGGGTGACGATCTGCAGGGAGCTTACGAAGAAGCATGAGACGGCGTTTCTTACAACGCTGGAGGATGCGCTGGAGTACTACCGGCAGGAGGACCCACGCGGAGAGTGTGTGATCGTGATGGAAGGCAGAAGCCGGAGAGAGATGATCGAGGAGAAGCAGCGGGCATGGGAAGAGATGTCACTGGAGGAACACATGAAGATCTATGAGGATCAGGGGATCGGACGGAAGGACGCTATGAAGATGGTGGCGAAGGACCGGGGAATCTCGAAACGGGAGGTTTATCAGGGCCTGCTGGAAAATTCTTAA
- a CDS encoding M56 family metallopeptidase, translated as MSLAGSIPLCIGLFVMILRKEQTNFYYVNSLFKLSVILYLLPLQLIKNMIPVTHNLFTIDNNYTYILSLKNKLQLHFHAKTVLVPFWMFFLLLIVTGSIFIFCIYEFRTYRKTCNILLKTSMPFHFQKHSWVYKNPLLKTPCTIGFFKSYILFPDQNLTGSQNEMLFIHETAHIENKDSIFKFLIMICFCLHWYNPFVWFFLPVYSYSAECLCDYKVIQRFSSHAERKEYATLLLNIASTESPFPKIWQNNFSVSKKIVKRRLLYIMNTTALSKRIVLYGALSLLCLMILPLTTYAYTPLEQTSTFSPDEYSKSTEEIITLIDETPSNYADPYDELVDFSSSNECIVLEDGSVLDGAVSNSSGESRVSCSHTYENGYVYLHTANKNGGCTITRYSAKICTKCNYKKNMVKISTATYVKCTH; from the coding sequence ATGTCTTTAGCCGGGTCAATCCCACTTTGTATCGGATTGTTTGTTATGATACTCCGAAAAGAGCAAACAAATTTCTATTATGTAAATTCATTGTTTAAACTGAGTGTTATTCTTTATTTGCTACCACTTCAGCTTATTAAAAACATGATTCCTGTAACTCATAATTTATTTACCATTGATAATAATTATACTTATATTCTTTCTTTAAAAAATAAATTGCAGTTGCATTTCCATGCAAAAACAGTATTGGTGCCGTTTTGGATGTTTTTTCTGCTTCTGATTGTTACGGGCAGTATTTTTATATTCTGTATTTATGAATTCCGAACATACAGAAAAACATGTAACATACTTTTAAAAACATCGATGCCATTCCATTTTCAAAAACATTCGTGGGTATATAAGAATCCCTTATTGAAAACACCTTGTACCATTGGATTTTTTAAATCTTATATTTTATTTCCAGATCAAAATCTTACTGGTTCTCAAAATGAAATGCTTTTTATTCATGAAACGGCGCACATTGAAAACAAAGATTCAATTTTTAAATTTCTGATTATGATATGTTTTTGCCTGCACTGGTACAACCCATTCGTATGGTTTTTTTTACCGGTGTACTCATATTCTGCGGAATGTTTATGCGATTATAAAGTAATCCAGCGATTTTCCTCTCATGCAGAGCGAAAAGAATACGCCACTCTATTATTAAATATTGCTTCCACAGAATCGCCTTTTCCAAAGATTTGGCAAAATAACTTTTCTGTTTCAAAAAAAATAGTAAAAAGGAGATTATTGTATATTATGAACACTACAGCTCTGAGTAAAAGAATAGTGTTATATGGTGCTCTATCACTTTTATGTCTTATGATTTTACCGCTAACCACCTATGCCTATACTCCTCTGGAACAAACCTCAACATTTTCTCCGGACGAATATTCAAAGTCAACGGAAGAAATCATAACACTTATCGATGAAACACCTTCTAACTATGCTGACCCATATGACGAACTGGTTGATTTTTCATCTTCAAACGAATGTATCGTTCTTGAAGATGGATCCGTGCTTGATGGTGCTGTTTCGAATTCGTCGGGAGAGTCACGTGTCAGTTGCTCACATACATATGAAAATGGATATGTTTACCTCCACACAGCAAATAAAAATGGAGGCTGTACTATTACCCGCTATTCCGCAAAAATATGTACAAAATGCAACTACAAAAAAAATATGGTAAAAATATCTACAGCAACATATGTGAAATGTACACACTAA
- a CDS encoding tRNA1(Val) (adenine(37)-N6)-methyltransferase, producing the protein MNIPLKENERLDDLQNGYHIIQNTRDFCYGIDAVLLSDFARVKKGEQALDLGTGTGIIPILLKAKTQGEHFTGLEIQEQSAEMAGRSVVYNHLEDAITIRTGDIKEATAIFGRASFSVVTCNPPYMHGNHGLTNPHLPKAIARHEILCTLEDVISQTAQLLKPRGRFYMVHRPFRLAEIMRLMMQYKLEPKRMRLVYPYVDREPNMVLIEGLLGGNSRITVEKPLIVYEKPGVYTQEIREIYGDGR; encoded by the coding sequence ATGAATATCCCATTGAAGGAAAATGAGCGTTTGGATGACCTGCAAAATGGCTACCATATTATTCAGAATACCAGGGATTTTTGTTATGGTATCGATGCGGTGCTGCTGTCTGACTTTGCCAGGGTGAAGAAAGGGGAACAGGCGTTGGATCTGGGAACCGGAACGGGAATTATTCCTATTCTGTTAAAAGCAAAGACGCAGGGAGAGCATTTTACCGGTCTGGAGATTCAGGAGCAGAGTGCCGAGATGGCAGGGCGCAGTGTGGTGTATAATCATCTGGAGGATGCGATTACCATCAGAACGGGAGATATCAAAGAAGCCACTGCCATCTTTGGCAGGGCTTCTTTTTCGGTAGTCACCTGTAATCCTCCGTATATGCATGGCAATCACGGTCTGACCAATCCCCATCTGCCAAAGGCAATTGCAAGGCATGAGATTCTGTGCACACTGGAAGATGTGATTTCTCAGACTGCACAGTTATTAAAGCCACGGGGACGGTTCTATATGGTACATCGCCCGTTTCGTCTGGCGGAGATCATGAGACTGATGATGCAATACAAACTGGAGCCGAAGCGGATGCGCCTGGTGTATCCATATGTGGACCGGGAGCCGAACATGGTTCTGATCGAAGGGCTTCTGGGAGGGAATTCCAGAATTACAGTGGAAAAACCGCTGATCGTATATGAAAAGCCGGGCGTGTATACACAGGAGATCCGGGAAATCTACGGGGATGGAAGATAG
- a CDS encoding beta-N-acetylhexosaminidase, with the protein MKFSFSPSSTDLKKVEEGTQLLLGDIKSEKELAIQVEFQENAPLTIARNGDHLHITCQEPAHYYRGLNWAVHHLGDTWSTKSEPVYFSRNGVMLDCSRNAVFTVEKVKSFIRIMAKLGMNTLMLYTEETYTVPDEPYFGAYRGRYSQDEIREMDAYARTFGIELVPCIQTLAHLHNALKWPLGETVKDTADILQVGKEEVYTLIEKMLCSVKESFSTNRVHLGMDEAAQLGLGKYLRENGYTKSSVLIREHSARVFEICKKLGLEPMIWSDMYITANTGGSYYDVADDTDCSDWEKPDPELGLVYWDYYNPDQEIYEKMIRVHQQLSNKVIFAGGSWIWNGISPNYSKTFTCTRAGLAACKKYHLPEVFCTAWMDNGAETPVDAVLPGLVLFAHLGFHEDFDEKALAEEFHDVTGAGLNDFLELDALDSLFQNGQPNLDTDNPSKYLLYQDPLLGIFDRHIEDLDLDTERYYQDLADRLEICRKHTPAYDTLFAFYHSLASTLAGKADLGVRLKKAYDAHDLSTLETICEEVIPGIINDLSTTRLLREHLWMQDAKPFGYELVDIKLSGVIARLTSTRLRLRYYIDGRVKRLEELEADRLPYFLPGTPKRENLWHRIISGADLMDTI; encoded by the coding sequence ATGAAATTTTCATTTTCCCCTTCCTCCACTGACCTGAAAAAAGTGGAAGAAGGAACGCAACTTTTATTGGGGGATATCAAATCAGAAAAAGAACTGGCGATTCAGGTGGAGTTTCAGGAAAATGCTCCGCTTACCATCGCACGAAACGGCGATCACCTGCATATTACCTGTCAGGAACCGGCGCATTATTATCGGGGACTGAACTGGGCGGTACATCATCTGGGGGATACCTGGAGCACGAAAAGTGAACCTGTATACTTTTCCAGAAACGGGGTGATGCTGGACTGCTCCAGAAATGCAGTATTTACCGTAGAAAAGGTAAAATCTTTTATTCGTATCATGGCGAAACTGGGAATGAACACCCTGATGCTCTACACCGAAGAGACTTACACCGTACCGGATGAACCTTATTTCGGTGCCTACCGTGGCCGCTACAGCCAGGATGAGATCCGCGAGATGGATGCTTATGCAAGAACTTTCGGCATTGAACTTGTTCCGTGTATCCAGACACTGGCTCATCTTCACAATGCTTTGAAATGGCCGCTTGGAGAAACCGTTAAGGACACCGCCGACATTCTTCAGGTAGGGAAAGAAGAAGTCTACACCCTTATTGAAAAAATGCTTTGCTCCGTAAAAGAGTCCTTTTCCACCAACCGGGTACATCTGGGTATGGACGAAGCTGCACAGCTCGGCCTTGGAAAGTACCTCCGGGAAAACGGATATACCAAAAGTTCCGTCCTGATTCGCGAACACAGTGCCCGCGTTTTTGAAATCTGCAAAAAGCTGGGACTGGAACCGATGATCTGGAGCGATATGTATATCACTGCCAACACCGGCGGCAGTTATTATGATGTTGCCGACGATACAGACTGCAGTGACTGGGAAAAACCGGATCCGGAGCTTGGACTGGTTTACTGGGACTACTATAACCCGGATCAGGAAATCTATGAAAAAATGATCCGCGTTCATCAGCAGCTTTCCAACAAAGTCATCTTTGCCGGAGGTTCCTGGATCTGGAACGGAATATCACCAAACTATTCCAAGACCTTTACCTGCACCCGTGCGGGACTTGCCGCATGCAAAAAATATCATCTGCCGGAAGTATTCTGTACCGCCTGGATGGATAACGGTGCAGAAACCCCTGTAGATGCCGTTCTGCCCGGTCTGGTGCTGTTTGCTCACCTTGGCTTCCATGAAGACTTCGATGAGAAAGCACTGGCAGAAGAATTCCACGATGTGACCGGTGCCGGCCTGAACGACTTCCTGGAACTGGATGCCCTGGACTCCCTGTTCCAGAACGGACAGCCGAATCTGGACACCGATAATCCATCCAAATATCTGTTGTATCAGGATCCTCTTCTCGGCATCTTTGACCGCCATATCGAAGATCTGGATCTGGACACTGAACGTTATTATCAGGATCTGGCAGACCGCCTGGAAATCTGCCGAAAACATACTCCGGCTTATGATACGCTGTTTGCTTTCTATCACAGTCTCGCCAGCACGCTCGCCGGTAAGGCCGACCTTGGCGTCCGCCTGAAAAAAGCATACGATGCCCATGACTTATCCACACTGGAGACCATCTGCGAAGAAGTTATCCCCGGAATCATCAACGATCTGTCCACAACCAGACTTCTGCGCGAACACCTCTGGATGCAGGACGCAAAACCTTTCGGCTATGAACTCGTAGACATCAAACTCTCCGGCGTCATCGCCCGCCTCACCAGCACCCGCCTCCGTCTCCGTTACTATATCGACGGCAGAGTAAAGCGCCTGGAAGAACTGGAAGCCGACCGCCTCCCCTACTTCCTCCCGGGAACCCCCAAACGCGAAAACCTCTGGCACCGCATCATCAGCGGCGCAGACCTTATGGATACAATCTAA
- a CDS encoding PSP1 domain-containing protein, producing MVKIIGVRFRNVGKIYYFNPKSFQMKPGDHVIVETARGVEYGTVVLGPKEVEDKQVVQPLKDVIRMATQKDDAKEESNRKKEKEAYQVCVKKIRAHQLEMKLIDVEYTFDNNKILFYFTADGRIDFRELVKDLAAIFKTRIELRQIGVRDETKILGGIGICGRPLCCHTYLSEFAPVSIKMAKEQNLSLNPTKISGVCGRLMCCLKNEQETYEYLNKQLPNIGDQVMTPEGIKGEVQSVNVLRQLVKVIMDVNDEKEIREYKVEELKFRSRGCCRKEKMKLSKEEQKMMKELE from the coding sequence ATGGTAAAAATTATCGGTGTCCGGTTTCGGAATGTAGGAAAGATTTATTATTTTAATCCGAAGAGTTTTCAGATGAAACCGGGAGATCATGTAATCGTGGAGACAGCTCGCGGTGTGGAATACGGAACGGTGGTACTGGGTCCGAAAGAAGTAGAAGACAAGCAGGTGGTACAGCCTTTAAAAGATGTGATCCGCATGGCTACACAGAAGGATGATGCCAAAGAAGAGAGTAATCGTAAAAAAGAGAAAGAAGCATATCAGGTCTGTGTCAAGAAAATCCGTGCGCATCAGCTGGAGATGAAGCTGATCGATGTGGAATATACCTTTGACAACAACAAGATTCTCTTTTATTTTACCGCAGACGGAAGAATCGACTTCCGTGAACTGGTAAAGGATCTGGCGGCAATCTTCAAAACACGTATTGAGCTGCGTCAGATCGGTGTGAGAGATGAGACGAAGATTCTCGGAGGTATCGGTATCTGCGGCCGCCCGCTGTGCTGCCATACCTATCTGTCAGAATTTGCTCCGGTATCGATCAAGATGGCGAAAGAGCAGAATCTGTCACTGAATCCGACCAAGATCTCAGGTGTCTGCGGCCGTCTGATGTGCTGCCTGAAAAATGAGCAGGAGACATACGAGTACCTGAACAAACAGCTGCCGAATATCGGAGATCAGGTAATGACACCGGAAGGTATCAAGGGTGAGGTACAGAGTGTCAATGTACTTCGTCAGCTGGTAAAAGTGATCATGGATGTCAACGATGAGAAAGAGATCCGTGAGTATAAAGTAGAAGAGTTAAAATTCCGTTCCAGAGGATGCTGCAGGAAAGAGAAGATGAAGCTTTCCAAAGAAGAGCAGAAGATGATGAAGGAATTGGAATAA
- a CDS encoding MATE family efflux transporter → MERDMTVGTPWKIILNFTIPIVIGNIFQQFYSMVDTVIVGKFVGTKALAAVGSTGTIGFLILGFLMGLTAGFTVLTSQRFGAGDMPGMRKTVGSAAVLSVIVSVVMTVISMAFMKPLLILMNTPEDIFQDAYKYIMIICAGIFTQVMYNLLAGILRALGNSKTPLYFLLFSAALNIVLDLVLIIVFHLGAAGAAYATVIAQGVSALLCLIYIIKKVPILKLDRWDFKLDGHLVRQQLAIGFPMALQYSITAIGAMMVQAALNVLGSVHVAAFTAANKIEQVVTQVYVALGTTMATYCAQNMGAGKVKRISRGFRATTIMGSMYSVVFGVLVFYFGNMLTGLFVSENLDQIVGLVDIYMKCVALFFVPLNVVNVYRNGIQGMGYGFLPMTAGIAELAGRGLTAVVASHYKSYLGICLASPVAWIFASALLLVMYFGIMNKYKKAGNFRE, encoded by the coding sequence ATGGAGAGAGATATGACGGTGGGAACACCGTGGAAGATTATCCTGAATTTTACGATTCCAATTGTTATTGGAAATATTTTTCAGCAGTTTTACAGCATGGTGGATACGGTCATTGTCGGTAAGTTCGTGGGAACGAAAGCACTGGCAGCTGTCGGCTCGACCGGAACGATCGGGTTTCTGATCCTGGGATTTCTGATGGGACTTACGGCAGGTTTTACGGTGCTGACCAGTCAGCGGTTCGGTGCCGGAGATATGCCGGGGATGCGAAAGACGGTCGGGTCTGCGGCAGTGCTTTCGGTGATCGTCAGCGTGGTGATGACGGTGATCAGTATGGCGTTTATGAAGCCTTTGCTGATTCTTATGAATACACCGGAGGATATTTTCCAGGATGCGTATAAGTATATTATGATCATTTGTGCGGGGATTTTTACACAGGTTATGTATAATCTGTTAGCGGGTATCCTGCGTGCGCTGGGGAACAGTAAGACACCGTTGTATTTTCTGCTGTTTTCCGCAGCACTGAATATTGTGCTGGATCTGGTACTGATCATTGTGTTTCACCTGGGAGCAGCAGGAGCGGCGTATGCGACAGTTATTGCGCAGGGAGTTTCGGCGTTGCTTTGCCTGATCTATATTATTAAGAAAGTGCCGATTCTGAAGCTGGATCGCTGGGATTTTAAACTGGATGGTCATCTGGTACGGCAGCAGCTGGCCATCGGTTTTCCGATGGCACTGCAGTATTCGATCACTGCAATCGGTGCGATGATGGTGCAGGCTGCGCTGAATGTGCTTGGTTCTGTGCATGTGGCAGCGTTTACTGCGGCAAATAAGATCGAACAGGTGGTAACACAGGTTTATGTGGCACTGGGTACTACGATGGCTACTTACTGTGCACAGAATATGGGTGCGGGTAAGGTGAAGAGGATCAGCAGGGGCTTCCGGGCAACAACGATCATGGGCAGCATGTATTCGGTCGTGTTCGGAGTGCTGGTGTTCTACTTTGGTAATATGCTGACCGGACTGTTTGTGTCTGAGAATCTGGATCAGATCGTGGGTCTGGTGGATATTTATATGAAATGCGTGGCGCTGTTCTTTGTTCCGCTTAATGTGGTAAATGTGTATCGAAACGGTATCCAGGGAATGGGATATGGATTCCTTCCCATGACGGCGGGGATTGCAGAACTGGCAGGACGAGGACTGACAGCTGTGGTTGCTTCGCATTATAAGAGTTATCTGGGGATTTGTCTGGCGAGCCCGGTGGCGTGGATTTTTGCGTCTGCACTGCTGTTGGTGATGTATTTTGGGATTATGAATAAGTATAAGAAGGCTGGGAATTTCCGGGAGTAA